The Epilithonimonas zeae genome contains a region encoding:
- a CDS encoding YtxH domain-containing protein produces MGNKTNGLLALLGLGALAWWKYKKASPEDQQKVKDTINTAKDNLTKFGNDLKDKAGQTVDQLKSKADELKNDAQQAAE; encoded by the coding sequence ATGGGAAATAAGACAAATGGTCTTTTGGCATTGTTAGGATTGGGAGCTTTGGCTTGGTGGAAATACAAAAAAGCTTCTCCGGAAGATCAGCAAAAGGTGAAAGATACGATCAACACGGCAAAAGACAACCTGACGAAATTCGGGAATGATCTGAAAGATAAAGCTGGACAAACTGTAGACCAGCTCAAAAGTAAGGCTGATGAGCTGAAAAATGATGCTCAGCAAGCTGCAGAATAA
- a CDS encoding T9SS-dependent M36 family metallopeptidase: protein MKKRKLPLIVAVISLFTMNSVYGQNYNTVVENYLKTSTFVGENVINKDFVIASEDISKSLNATVVKIQQTYNGIPVFGNSSTLLIRDNNVLSYTGDFSVNASKTSGTSQAQDASSILVKVVDNMKLPNSKDYKISLAKGDIKTPTLVYYDNGSELILSYEVEFYENKSNNLWHVIADAKTGEIYDQNNLTLSCNFTDGAFEREHNHNDEVVNHTVAYPQNNTSKGISLLANNASYRVFPFPVEAPTFGDRELLMNPWDNTASSLGWQNDNATEYNITRGNNVHTYLDEGSTNAIGASADGGASHIFDFPFDPANGLDSYKNASITNLFYVNNRVHDVLYKFGFTETSKNFQAYNFGKGGIQNDYVLAEARDGAGVADLSLGYYDNANFSTPSDGSKPRMQMYIWLGSQPYFSFNGPSSVAGTNIPSVGLGYFGTPLWKQSVTGDVAISPVLDACTALPAGSLTGKIGIAQRGTCNFIAKVKNIEDAGAIGAIIYNSADAATNPGEAISNMSGDGVTPINIPSVFLPQSRGEAINSLINGGQNVNVTLKVPVKDGSLDNGIISHEYGHGLSNRLTGTNVSCLSSTLDKEQMGEGWSDFLALMLTMKATDNASVARGIGTYATNEPTTGGGIRPAKYSPDLSINNYTYGKTNGMEYTNANGALVPNVHSIGFVWATILWDLHWKYVEKYGFNNDITADPNSGSARVFQTVVDGLKLQGCYPTFIMGRDAIIAADQASNNGDNKCLIWNTFAKRGVGVNASAGSKTNINDQVEDFTVPADCALATNEVTAVKGFSIYPNPAKNEFYLNFKNNILGKVNVEIYDASGKVVATQQIDPSAKEAINTQKLPNGVYVVKASGIGVNYSSKMIVNK, encoded by the coding sequence ATGAAGAAGAGAAAACTACCCCTTATTGTTGCGGTAATTTCATTATTTACAATGAATTCTGTTTATGGACAGAATTATAATACTGTAGTAGAAAATTATCTAAAAACATCAACTTTCGTTGGTGAAAATGTAATTAATAAAGATTTTGTAATCGCATCTGAAGATATATCAAAATCATTGAATGCTACTGTTGTTAAAATACAGCAGACTTATAATGGAATTCCTGTTTTTGGAAATTCTTCTACGTTATTAATAAGAGATAACAATGTACTGAGTTATACAGGTGATTTTAGTGTGAATGCATCTAAAACTTCAGGTACTTCTCAAGCTCAAGATGCGTCGAGTATTCTTGTGAAGGTTGTTGATAATATGAAGTTACCAAATAGCAAGGATTATAAAATTTCCTTAGCTAAAGGTGATATTAAAACACCTACTTTAGTCTATTATGATAATGGATCAGAATTGATTCTCTCTTACGAAGTAGAATTTTACGAGAATAAATCTAATAATCTTTGGCATGTAATTGCAGATGCTAAAACAGGGGAAATTTACGATCAAAATAATCTGACTCTTTCTTGTAATTTTACTGACGGAGCTTTTGAGAGAGAGCATAATCATAACGATGAGGTAGTAAATCACACAGTTGCTTATCCACAAAATAATACGAGTAAAGGTATTTCTCTATTGGCCAATAACGCTTCATATAGAGTTTTTCCTTTTCCGGTAGAAGCCCCAACTTTTGGTGATAGAGAATTATTGATGAATCCTTGGGATAATACAGCATCGTCTCTTGGATGGCAAAATGATAATGCTACTGAATATAATATTACTAGAGGAAATAATGTACATACCTATCTTGATGAAGGTAGTACAAATGCTATCGGCGCATCTGCGGATGGAGGCGCTTCGCATATTTTTGATTTTCCTTTCGATCCTGCAAATGGTTTAGACAGTTATAAAAATGCATCAATCACTAATTTATTTTATGTTAATAATAGGGTTCATGATGTATTGTATAAGTTTGGTTTTACTGAAACTTCAAAAAACTTTCAAGCTTACAATTTTGGAAAAGGTGGTATACAAAATGATTATGTATTAGCAGAAGCAAGAGATGGAGCAGGAGTGGCTGACCTTTCCTTAGGTTACTATGATAATGCTAATTTCTCAACTCCATCTGACGGGAGTAAACCTAGAATGCAGATGTATATTTGGTTAGGATCTCAACCATATTTTTCATTCAACGGACCTTCTAGTGTTGCGGGTACCAATATTCCTTCAGTTGGGTTAGGTTATTTTGGAACACCTCTTTGGAAACAATCTGTGACAGGTGATGTTGCTATTTCGCCAGTCTTAGATGCTTGTACAGCACTTCCAGCGGGATCTCTTACAGGCAAAATAGGTATTGCACAAAGAGGAACCTGTAATTTTATAGCAAAAGTTAAAAATATTGAAGATGCTGGTGCAATAGGTGCTATTATTTATAATTCAGCAGACGCAGCAACCAATCCCGGGGAAGCTATTAGTAATATGTCGGGAGATGGAGTAACTCCCATTAATATTCCTTCAGTTTTTCTTCCTCAATCTAGAGGAGAGGCTATCAATTCATTAATTAACGGAGGACAAAATGTAAATGTAACACTTAAAGTTCCTGTAAAAGATGGCAGCTTAGATAATGGCATTATAAGTCACGAGTATGGACATGGATTGTCTAATAGATTGACAGGAACTAATGTAAGCTGTTTAAGTTCTACTTTAGATAAAGAACAAATGGGAGAAGGTTGGTCAGATTTCTTAGCTTTAATGTTAACTATGAAAGCTACTGATAATGCCTCTGTTGCTAGAGGTATTGGTACATACGCAACTAATGAGCCTACTACAGGAGGAGGTATTCGTCCGGCTAAATATTCTCCAGATTTGTCTATTAATAACTATACTTATGGGAAAACTAATGGAATGGAGTATACAAACGCAAATGGTGCTTTAGTTCCAAATGTACACTCTATTGGTTTTGTTTGGGCAACAATTCTTTGGGATCTTCATTGGAAATATGTTGAAAAATATGGATTTAATAATGATATAACTGCTGACCCTAACTCTGGATCTGCAAGAGTTTTCCAAACTGTTGTTGATGGACTTAAGTTACAAGGTTGTTATCCTACTTTCATAATGGGTAGAGATGCTATAATTGCGGCAGATCAAGCTTCAAACAACGGAGATAACAAATGTCTTATCTGGAATACTTTTGCGAAAAGAGGTGTTGGTGTCAACGCAAGTGCAGGATCTAAAACAAATATTAATGACCAAGTAGAGGACTTTACAGTTCCGGCTGACTGTGCATTAGCAACCAATGAAGTTACAGCAGTAAAAGGATTTAGCATTTATCCAAACCCGGCGAAAAATGAATTTTACTTAAACTTTAAAAATAATATTTTAGGAAAAGTTAACGTTGAAATTTATGATGCATCTGGAAAAGTGGTTGCTACACAACAGATAGATCCTTCTGCAAAAGAAGCTATCAACACTCAAAAGTTACCAAATGGAGTATATGTTGTAAAAGCATCAGGTATTGGTGTTAATTATAGCTCTAAAATGATTGTGAATAAATAA
- a CDS encoding EamA family transporter: protein MEKKNILKGVLFVGIGASIYGMLATFVKMSYNDGFTTSEVTTAQFILGIIGLLILNIIQTKTSKKPLSAPSRKEIRMLMLAGTSLGCTSLFYYIAVQYINVSIAIVLLMQSVWFSVVVESFITKKFPNARKIIATIIVLLGTVLATNLINLNVKIDWHGIFWGLLAAASFTMTMFTSNTLATHLPVLRKSFTMLCGGSIIVLLFLFFAQIGPMYFDGLKSFYLNFTENTQHIRPFDYSIFWTYGFVLALFGTIIPPILFNLGFPNAGLGLGSIISSLELPVSVTMAFMLLNEEVILIQWLGIALILFAIVLMNLPSKNQNKEAISYH from the coding sequence ATGGAAAAGAAAAATATTTTAAAAGGAGTTCTTTTTGTTGGTATTGGTGCTAGTATTTACGGAATGCTGGCTACATTTGTGAAAATGTCGTATAACGATGGTTTTACAACTTCAGAAGTAACAACGGCACAATTTATACTTGGAATTATTGGATTATTGATTCTGAATATCATTCAAACCAAAACCTCTAAAAAACCATTATCTGCACCCAGCCGAAAAGAAATCAGAATGTTGATGTTGGCTGGAACATCACTTGGTTGTACAAGTTTGTTCTACTACATTGCCGTTCAATACATCAATGTTTCGATTGCGATTGTATTGTTGATGCAGTCGGTTTGGTTCAGTGTAGTTGTAGAAAGTTTCATTACCAAAAAATTTCCGAATGCCAGAAAAATCATTGCTACAATCATCGTTTTGTTAGGAACAGTTTTAGCGACGAATTTGATTAATCTTAACGTTAAAATCGATTGGCACGGCATATTCTGGGGATTATTGGCAGCAGCTTCTTTTACAATGACGATGTTTACCTCCAATACTTTAGCAACGCATTTGCCGGTTCTTAGAAAAAGTTTTACAATGCTTTGTGGCGGCTCTATTATTGTCCTGTTATTTTTGTTCTTTGCTCAGATAGGACCAATGTATTTTGATGGACTTAAGTCTTTCTACCTCAATTTTACAGAGAATACACAACACATCAGACCATTTGATTATTCCATTTTTTGGACTTACGGATTTGTATTGGCATTATTCGGAACCATCATTCCTCCGATTTTGTTCAATCTTGGTTTCCCGAATGCAGGTTTGGGATTAGGAAGTATCATCTCGTCATTAGAACTTCCTGTTTCTGTTACAATGGCATTTATGTTACTGAATGAAGAAGTTATTTTAATCCAATGGTTGGGAATAGCTTTGATACTTTTTGCAATTGTTCTGATGAATTTACCTTCTAAAAATCAAAACAAAGAAGCAATATCTTACCACTAA
- a CDS encoding T9SS type A sorting domain-containing protein: MKKILLSLGFITAAFSSAQINLNEGFEAGSTPAGFTNVSFFPSKVLTPCTGSYGLTRNFWSGGIAGSTTYSSTLSNGGKIDISFAYKTHIYSGGSVNGTLKAEYSTDGGQNYTALGTINLNSVITCTTWSGSIPQSSVPAGSDFKFRVSGQWTSGEYDVILDDFKLTQSPFLATSDIAKKETAVYPNPFKDVIYLDNAEAVKSVSIADISGKTVKNINNISKNLYLSDLKTGVYIITINYKDGKSNTNKIVKN; this comes from the coding sequence ATGAAAAAAATTCTATTATCTTTAGGCTTCATCACAGCCGCTTTTTCATCAGCTCAAATCAATTTGAATGAGGGTTTTGAAGCTGGATCTACGCCAGCTGGTTTTACAAATGTTAGCTTTTTCCCAAGCAAGGTTCTTACGCCTTGTACTGGAAGCTATGGTTTGACAAGAAACTTCTGGAGCGGCGGAATTGCGGGATCAACAACCTATTCTTCTACATTATCTAACGGTGGTAAAATTGATATTTCCTTCGCTTATAAAACTCACATCTATTCTGGAGGATCTGTGAATGGAACGTTGAAGGCAGAATATTCTACTGATGGTGGTCAAAATTATACAGCTTTAGGAACTATTAACCTCAATTCAGTAATTACTTGTACTACTTGGTCTGGATCTATTCCTCAAAGTTCGGTTCCGGCAGGATCAGATTTCAAATTCAGAGTTTCCGGACAATGGACATCAGGTGAGTATGATGTTATTTTAGATGACTTCAAATTAACGCAATCACCATTCTTGGCAACTTCTGATATTGCTAAAAAAGAAACTGCAGTTTATCCAAATCCTTTCAAAGATGTAATTTATTTGGATAATGCTGAGGCAGTAAAATCTGTATCAATTGCTGATATTTCTGGAAAGACTGTAAAAAATATCAACAATATATCTAAAAATTTATATTTAAGTGATTTGAAAACGGGCGTTTATATAATTACTATTAATTATAAAGACGGTAAATCAAATACTAATAAAATAGTTAAGAATTAA
- a CDS encoding carboxypeptidase-like regulatory domain-containing protein, with product MKTIIKNTILIIFSFLLLSCNEELVEQTQTGVLKGKVVKRGSNEPLANVKIFTNPTTKTVFSASDGTFEISDIPIGNYSVKAELSGYLANFTSVNFQTQNQLVTIVFEMEDDESLNSSPTIPELLSPIDNSENQPLSVELTWNSTDPDSLDVLKYRLIVKNNLNTDVLEVKDLLDKHYTLKDLKFGVSYFWQIAVSDDIHPEVLSAVSKFTTNTVPANRFHYVRKQSGNLYIVSSNDTGDNFQFTALANNSWRPRKNNNAGLIAFLRTEGGGTHIFTAKPDGSDVFKVTSVPLGGFNSYELDFAWKTNGKELIYANFDKLYRINKDGSGQELIYTTPDGSLISECDWSYDGSKIALKTNDFNGYNSKIYIIDMLGNVIKTVLSGVAGGSGGLDFSIDGNYLVYTHDVSGYQDGNYRQLDSHIFIYNLMDNTVRDISTESEKPNGTNDLDPRFSPNNAQIIFTNTSNDGISQRNVEMVDINNSGTDLERTSLFSNAEMPDYE from the coding sequence ATGAAAACAATTATAAAAAACACAATACTCATCATCTTTTCTTTTTTATTGCTTTCTTGTAATGAAGAATTGGTAGAACAAACTCAAACAGGAGTTTTAAAAGGAAAAGTTGTGAAAAGAGGAAGTAATGAACCTTTGGCTAATGTCAAAATATTTACAAACCCGACAACAAAAACCGTTTTTAGTGCTAGTGATGGAACATTTGAAATTTCGGATATTCCTATTGGTAACTACTCAGTGAAAGCAGAGCTCTCAGGTTATCTTGCAAATTTTACCAGCGTTAATTTTCAAACTCAAAATCAGTTGGTAACGATTGTTTTTGAAATGGAAGATGATGAATCTCTCAATTCCTCGCCAACAATTCCGGAGCTCTTGAGTCCAATAGATAACTCAGAAAACCAGCCACTTTCTGTTGAACTAACTTGGAATTCTACAGATCCTGATAGTCTGGATGTTCTTAAATACAGATTGATTGTTAAGAATAACCTTAATACAGATGTTCTGGAGGTTAAAGATCTATTAGATAAACATTACACTTTGAAAGATCTCAAATTTGGAGTGAGTTATTTTTGGCAAATCGCTGTTTCCGACGATATTCATCCAGAAGTTTTAAGCGCAGTAAGTAAATTTACAACCAATACAGTACCTGCAAATAGATTTCATTATGTAAGAAAGCAATCTGGAAATCTTTACATTGTTTCCAGTAATGATACGGGAGATAACTTCCAATTCACAGCGCTTGCGAATAATAGTTGGCGACCAAGAAAAAATAACAATGCAGGACTTATTGCTTTTCTAAGAACAGAAGGCGGAGGCACACATATTTTTACAGCAAAACCTGATGGTTCTGATGTTTTCAAAGTTACTAGTGTTCCTCTTGGGGGATTTAATAGCTATGAATTGGACTTTGCTTGGAAAACTAATGGTAAGGAATTGATTTATGCTAATTTTGACAAACTTTACAGAATCAACAAGGATGGCAGCGGACAGGAATTAATTTATACAACTCCGGATGGTAGTTTGATTTCCGAATGTGATTGGAGTTACGATGGAAGTAAGATTGCGCTTAAGACTAATGATTTCAATGGTTACAATTCAAAGATCTATATTATAGATATGTTGGGGAATGTTATCAAAACAGTTCTTTCTGGAGTTGCTGGAGGAAGTGGAGGATTAGATTTTTCTATTGATGGTAATTATCTGGTTTATACACACGATGTTTCTGGTTATCAAGATGGTAACTATAGACAATTAGATTCTCATATTTTTATTTATAATTTGATGGATAATACTGTAAGAGATATTTCTACCGAAAGTGAAAAACCAAACGGAACCAACGATCTTGATCCAAGATTCTCGCCTAATAATGCTCAGATTATTTTTACTAATACTTCTAACGATGGTATTTCTCAGAGAAATGTAGAAATGGTTGATATTAATAATTCCGGAACAGATTTAGAAAGAACTTCGTTGTTCAGTAATGCGGAAATGCCAGATTATGAATGA
- the rpsA gene encoding 30S ribosomal protein S1, producing the protein MSKETNSAEVLLNQNVAPEQFDWDSFESGLNAEDRSEKKELEEIYNGSLNDLTDNDVIVGKVVRLTDKEAIVDINFKSEGVISLNEFRYNQGLKVGDEVEVMVDRREDKTGQLQLSHRKARTLKAWDRVNELHETGEIVNGFVKSRTKGGMIVDVHGIEAFLPGSQIDVKPIKDYDQFVGKTMEFKVVKINPEFKNVVVSHKALIEADIEGQKKEIIAQLEKGQVLEGTVKNITSYGVFVDLGGVDGLIHITDLSWSRVNHPSEILEDGQTVKVVILDFDDEKTRIQLGMKQLEAHPWDALSADLKVGDKVKGKVVVLADYGAFVEIAPGVEGLIHVSEMSWSTHLRSAGDFVKVGDEVEAEVLTLDREDRKISLGIKQLNKDPWENIEAKYPVGSQHVGTVRNFTNFGVFVELEEGIDGLIYISDLSWTKKIKHPSEFCAVGDKLDVVVLELDTQARRLSLGHKQLTENPWDKFETKYAEGTVHAGKAVEVHDKGASVQFEDAEVEAFCPSRLLEKEDGSKIKKGEEAQFKVIEFNKEFKRVVVSHTGIFRDEEKKNVRESSNRSSNVASSSNNEERSTLGDIDALAELKRKMEEGK; encoded by the coding sequence ATGTCAAAAGAGACAAATTCAGCAGAGGTTCTTTTGAACCAAAACGTAGCACCAGAACAATTTGATTGGGATTCTTTCGAGTCAGGTCTTAACGCAGAAGACAGAAGCGAGAAGAAAGAATTGGAAGAAATCTATAATGGTTCTCTTAACGATCTTACAGATAACGACGTCATTGTTGGTAAAGTTGTAAGATTGACTGATAAAGAAGCTATCGTAGATATCAACTTCAAATCTGAAGGTGTTATTTCTCTTAACGAATTCCGTTACAACCAAGGTCTTAAAGTAGGCGATGAAGTTGAAGTAATGGTGGACAGAAGAGAAGACAAAACCGGACAATTACAATTATCTCACAGAAAAGCTAGAACGCTTAAAGCTTGGGATAGAGTAAACGAACTTCACGAAACTGGAGAGATCGTAAACGGTTTTGTAAAATCTAGAACTAAAGGAGGTATGATCGTTGATGTTCACGGAATCGAGGCATTCTTGCCAGGTTCTCAAATCGACGTGAAGCCAATCAAAGATTACGATCAGTTCGTAGGTAAAACTATGGAGTTCAAAGTTGTGAAAATCAACCCAGAGTTCAAAAACGTAGTTGTATCTCACAAAGCGCTTATCGAAGCAGATATCGAAGGTCAGAAAAAAGAAATCATCGCTCAATTGGAGAAAGGACAAGTTCTTGAAGGTACTGTTAAGAACATCACTTCTTACGGTGTATTCGTAGATCTTGGAGGTGTTGATGGATTGATCCACATTACAGATCTTTCTTGGTCTAGAGTGAACCACCCATCTGAAATCCTAGAGGATGGACAAACTGTAAAAGTTGTTATCCTTGATTTTGATGATGAGAAAACAAGAATCCAATTAGGTATGAAGCAATTAGAGGCTCATCCTTGGGATGCGCTTTCTGCTGACTTAAAAGTTGGAGATAAAGTAAAAGGAAAAGTAGTAGTTCTTGCTGACTATGGTGCATTTGTAGAAATCGCTCCAGGTGTAGAAGGATTGATCCACGTTTCTGAAATGTCTTGGTCTACTCACTTGAGAAGTGCTGGAGATTTCGTAAAAGTTGGTGATGAAGTAGAAGCAGAAGTTCTTACTTTGGATAGAGAAGATAGAAAAATCTCTCTAGGTATCAAGCAATTGAACAAAGATCCTTGGGAAAATATCGAAGCTAAGTATCCAGTAGGTTCTCAACACGTTGGAACTGTAAGAAACTTCACAAACTTCGGAGTATTTGTAGAATTGGAAGAAGGAATTGATGGATTGATCTATATCTCTGACCTTTCTTGGACTAAGAAAATCAAGCACCCATCTGAGTTCTGTGCAGTTGGAGATAAATTAGATGTTGTAGTATTAGAATTGGATACTCAAGCAAGAAGATTGTCTCTAGGTCACAAACAATTGACTGAGAATCCTTGGGATAAATTCGAAACTAAATATGCTGAAGGAACTGTACACGCTGGAAAAGCTGTAGAAGTGCACGATAAAGGTGCTTCTGTACAATTCGAAGATGCTGAAGTTGAAGCGTTCTGCCCATCAAGATTATTAGAGAAGGAAGACGGATCTAAAATCAAAAAAGGAGAAGAAGCTCAATTCAAAGTAATCGAGTTCAACAAAGAATTCAAGAGAGTAGTAGTTTCTCACACAGGAATCTTCAGAGATGAGGAGAAAAAGAATGTAAGAGAATCTTCTAACAGATCAAGCAATGTTGCTTCTTCTTCAAATAACGAAGAAAGATCAACTCTTGGAGATATCGATGCATTAGCAGAATTGAAAAGAAAAATGGAAGAAGGTAAATAA
- a CDS encoding CsgG/HfaB family protein — protein sequence MKTYINPKWLCVFVLSLFQNCSTLFNLPINSEKSSLGEITSYTTELKNLPQPKEKIVIGVYKFRDQTGQYKPSETGSNWSTAVPQGTTTILIKALEDSRWFLPIERENIANLLNERQIIRSTRQEYLKETDKSTQTLPPLLYAGILLEGGVISYDSNVMTGGIGARYFGIGASSQYRQDRITIYLRAVSTLNGEIMKTVYTSKTILSTSVNGNFFRYIDLERLLESEVGVTQNEPVQLAVTEAIEKAVKSLIVEGIRDGIWGKAVEDFTKYKSLIDNYNNEETINSGKVIGNKFPNNYRQKFALFADIEGQQIKGDYVNPNWNVGGKMGFKYFINDHLNLELNANILKLQNENIFTRTYIVSEINLEFMILPKYKLTPFIYAGGGTLSSKKSNLYKAQVGGGLEYLLDKNFALRISSQYDLGFKDTWDDFVNGKRKDQAIRIAFGVNFYIGKK from the coding sequence ATGAAAACTTATATTAATCCTAAATGGCTTTGTGTTTTCGTACTTTCATTATTTCAAAATTGCAGTACGTTATTCAATTTGCCTATCAATAGTGAAAAATCTTCTTTAGGTGAAATAACTTCTTATACAACTGAGCTCAAAAATCTTCCTCAACCAAAAGAAAAAATCGTGATAGGAGTTTATAAATTCCGAGATCAGACGGGGCAATATAAACCTTCGGAAACAGGAAGCAACTGGAGCACAGCAGTTCCTCAAGGAACAACAACGATTCTGATAAAAGCTTTGGAAGACAGCAGATGGTTTTTACCAATAGAAAGAGAAAATATCGCGAATCTCCTTAATGAAAGACAAATTATAAGATCTACAAGACAAGAATATCTCAAGGAAACTGATAAATCTACTCAGACGTTGCCTCCTTTATTATATGCAGGAATTCTTCTGGAAGGTGGTGTGATTTCTTATGATAGTAATGTTATGACAGGCGGAATTGGAGCTAGATATTTTGGAATAGGAGCTTCTTCCCAATATCGTCAGGATAGAATTACAATTTATTTAAGAGCTGTTTCTACGCTCAATGGAGAGATTATGAAAACGGTTTACACTTCCAAAACAATACTTTCTACAAGTGTTAACGGTAATTTCTTTAGATATATTGATCTGGAAAGACTTTTGGAATCTGAAGTTGGTGTAACTCAGAATGAACCAGTACAGTTAGCTGTTACCGAAGCTATTGAAAAAGCTGTAAAATCATTAATAGTAGAAGGAATAAGAGATGGAATTTGGGGCAAAGCAGTTGAAGATTTTACTAAATATAAAAGCTTGATTGATAATTATAATAACGAAGAAACAATTAATTCTGGAAAAGTGATTGGGAATAAATTTCCTAATAATTACAGACAAAAATTCGCTCTGTTCGCTGATATCGAAGGGCAACAGATCAAAGGAGATTATGTAAATCCAAATTGGAATGTCGGAGGAAAAATGGGATTCAAATACTTTATCAATGATCATCTCAATCTGGAGCTGAATGCAAATATTCTCAAGCTTCAGAATGAAAATATATTTACCAGAACTTACATCGTATCGGAAATTAATTTAGAGTTTATGATTTTGCCGAAGTATAAATTGACGCCTTTTATCTATGCGGGCGGAGGAACATTGTCTTCCAAAAAGTCAAATTTATACAAAGCTCAAGTAGGTGGTGGATTGGAATATCTACTGGATAAAAATTTTGCATTAAGAATTTCCTCTCAATATGATCTTGGTTTCAAAGATACTTGGGATGATTTTGTTAATGGCAAAAGGAAGGATCAAGCGATTCGAATTGCTTTTGGTGTTAATTTTTATATCGGAAAAAAATAA
- a CDS encoding helix-turn-helix transcriptional regulator, producing MKPKLIIFDEPLFYTEGLSKLLTQGDIFSNISICTSTETLYECIKNSPPDFLLLGANSLVLTEMYVLVENLVNEYKDIKIITIGNFYEVSKIRKLFEKGIKSYLDINCCYNEFVKSIEALSSDLIYICDFAKERMINFISHKQNNQNDHADCLTKREMEVLKLICDGLSSKQICEKLFISINTVETHRKKILLKLNVKNSAGVVKYAIENHIIE from the coding sequence ATGAAACCAAAACTAATTATTTTTGATGAACCTCTATTTTATACAGAAGGACTCTCCAAACTGCTTACACAAGGCGATATTTTCAGCAACATAAGCATTTGTACCTCAACAGAAACACTTTACGAATGTATCAAAAATAGCCCCCCTGATTTTCTTTTGCTAGGTGCTAACTCTCTTGTATTGACAGAAATGTATGTTTTAGTAGAAAATTTGGTTAACGAATACAAAGACATAAAAATTATTACTATTGGAAATTTTTATGAAGTCTCAAAAATCAGAAAGCTTTTTGAGAAAGGTATCAAAAGTTATCTGGACATCAATTGTTGCTATAATGAATTTGTGAAATCTATTGAAGCTCTTAGTTCGGATCTAATTTACATCTGTGATTTTGCAAAAGAAAGAATGATAAATTTTATAAGTCACAAGCAGAACAACCAAAACGATCACGCAGATTGCCTTACTAAAAGAGAAATGGAAGTTCTAAAACTGATTTGTGACGGACTAAGTAGCAAACAAATTTGTGAAAAGCTTTTTATTAGTATCAATACAGTAGAAACGCATCGCAAAAAAATCCTCCTAAAACTGAATGTGAAAAATTCCGCAGGCGTTGTAAAATACGCTATAGAAAATCACATCATAGAATAA